The Vitis riparia cultivar Riparia Gloire de Montpellier isolate 1030 chromosome 3, EGFV_Vit.rip_1.0, whole genome shotgun sequence genome segment ctcattttcatcaTCCTCATCTTCGAAATCTGAATCTTGGAAGCCAGATACTGACTGTTGTTCCTGGGAAGGCATCAAATGTGACAACACCACTGGTCATGTGATCAGCCTTGACCTCAGTTGGGATCAACTTGTTGGAGACATTGATTCCAACAGCAGCCTATTCAAACTTCACAGCCTCATGAGGCTCAACCTCTCCCATAActcctttcattttttcaacTTTAATTCTGAGCTTTTTGGGTTTCCCCAGCTTGTGAATTTGACGCACCTTGATCTTGCCAATTCAGGTTTTTCAGGCCAAGTACCTCTCCAAATGTCTCGCTTGACAAAATTGGTGTCTCTCAATCTCTCTGACAATCAGCAGCTAAAGCTTGAAAACCCCAACCTGAAAATGCTAGTTCAAAACATGTCCAGCTTGAGAGAACTCTGTCTGGATAAAGTTAACATGTCAACGCGGAATGGCAACTGGTGCAAGGCGATATCTTCTGCAGCTCCTAATCTTCTGGTGTTAAGGTTATGGGACTGTTCCCTTTCAGGTCTAATTGATTCTTCTATTTCAAATCTTCATCTTCTCTCAGAACTTGTGCTCTCAAATAACAATCTCTTGTCAGAAGTTCCCGATGTCCTGACAAATCTCTCTTCTCTGGTCTCCATTCAACTTAGTTCATGTGGACTGCATGGTGAATTTCCAGGAGGTATCTTCCAGCTACCAAATCTGCAGATAATTGACGTATCAAACAATCCAAACCTCTATGGATTGTTACCAGAATTCCCTCAGCAAAGTGCACTCAGGGAATTGTCCCTCTCATGCACAAAATTTCATGGGAAATTACCGGAGTCAATAGGCAACCTTGAGTTTTTGACCAACTTATATCTTGACAATTGTAATTTCTCTGGAACACTCCCAAACTCAATTGGCAACCTTACAGCACTTCAATATTTGTCTCTCTCATCAAACTGTTTCAGTGGTTCAATTCCTTCTTTAGCTTTACCAAAGAAAATTACTGATGAACTGGTGGAGCAGTCCCATTTGTCTCCAGAAAGCAGGCTTCTGAACCTCAGGCTCCTTGATTTGCGCAATAACTCATTTGATGGTATCACTGACTATTCTTTGTTTACACTCCCATCTTTGAAAGACCTTATGCTTGGAAAGAACCGGTTTCATAGTCTACCTGATGAGGGTCCCTTCACACCCTCCTCAAGTTTGAGTTGGCTGGATCTGAGTGAAAATGAATTCCAGGGCCCGATTTCAAGACTGCTCACTGTGCTCACAAGCCTAGAAATCCTTAATCTTTCTTCCAACAAGTTCAATGGCAGTATGGATCTGGGCATGTTCTCTAACTTGACCAAGCTTCGTCATCTTTATCTATCTCATAATGACTGGTCAGTAACTGCTAGTGCCAATTTAACATTTCCCCAACTTGTTTCTCTTCACCTATCTCATAATCACTGGTCGATGACTGATAGTGATGATTTAGCCTTTCCCAACCTTAAGATGTTGAAGATGCGTTCATGCAATGTAACAAAATTCCCAAGTTTCTTGAGAAACCTTCACAGTATGGAAGCTCTGGACCTTTCCAGCAATGGAATCAATGGTCAAATACCCAACTGGATTTGGAGTAGCTCTTTGATCGGTCTGAATCTTTCCCAGAACTTGCTAACGGGTTTAGATCGACCTTTGCCAGATGCCTCCTCACTTCAAATGGGAGCTTTGGATGTTCATTCCAACAAACTACAAGGTTCACTTCCATTTCTGTCCCAGCAGATTGAATTTCTAGATTATTCTGATAACAATTTCAGGTCTGTCATCCCAGCTGACATTGGTTCATATCTCTCCAAGGCGTTCTTCTTTTCAGTTTCAGGCAATAACCTCATTGGAAAAATCCCCACATCAATCTGCAGCGCCAGGAAATTTCAAGTTCTTGATCTGTCGGATAACCAGTTGAATGGTACAATTCCTACATGTTTGGGGAACTTCAGCAGTGAACTATTAGTACTTAATCTAGGCGGGAACAATTTGCAAGGAACCATGCCTTCGAGTTATGCAGAAACCCTAACCACGCTTGTGTTCGATGGAAATGGGTTAGAAGGAAAGGTTCCGAGATCTTTGTCAACTTGTAAAGGATTGGAAGTTTTAGACCTTGGAGACAACCAAATACATGATACCTTCCCGTTCTGGTTGGGGAATCTACCACAGTTGCAGGTTCTTGTCTTGCGCTCCAATAAGTTCTATGGTCCCATAGGATATCCACAAAACAAGAATGTCTTTCCTATGCTTCATGTAATCGATATCGCTTCCAATGATTTTGTTGGTCATTTGCCATCAGAATACTTTCTCACTTGGACGGCAATGATGAAAGTGGATGAGGGAAAATCCAAAGTACAGTACCTGGGAGTGAGTGCAAGTTATTCTTATTACATCAGAGTGAAACTAACAATGAAAGGAGAAAACATGACACTAGAAAGGATCCTAAATATTTTCACATCCATCAACCTCTCCAACAatgaa includes the following:
- the LOC117910991 gene encoding receptor-like protein 7, whose translation is MEFMKLCHLLPFIFLFFSFVISPSSSQASLPHQCLDNQKLALLRFKNESFSFSSSSSSKSESWKPDTDCCSWEGIKCDNTTGHVISLDLSWDQLVGDIDSNSSLFKLHSLMRLNLSHNSFHFFNFNSELFGFPQLVNLTHLDLANSGFSGQVPLQMSRLTKLVSLNLSDNQQLKLENPNLKMLVQNMSSLRELCLDKVNMSTRNGNWCKAISSAAPNLLVLRLWDCSLSGLIDSSISNLHLLSELVLSNNNLLSEVPDVLTNLSSLVSIQLSSCGLHGEFPGGIFQLPNLQIIDVSNNPNLYGLLPEFPQQSALRELSLSCTKFHGKLPESIGNLEFLTNLYLDNCNFSGTLPNSIGNLTALQYLSLSSNCFSGSIPSLALPKKITDELVEQSHLSPESRLLNLRLLDLRNNSFDGITDYSLFTLPSLKDLMLGKNRFHSLPDEGPFTPSSSLSWLDLSENEFQGPISRLLTVLTSLEILNLSSNKFNGSMDLGMFSNLTKLRHLYLSHNDWSVTASANLTFPQLVSLHLSHNHWSMTDSDDLAFPNLKMLKMRSCNVTKFPSFLRNLHSMEALDLSSNGINGQIPNWIWSSSLIGLNLSQNLLTGLDRPLPDASSLQMGALDVHSNKLQGSLPFLSQQIEFLDYSDNNFRSVIPADIGSYLSKAFFFSVSGNNLIGKIPTSICSARKFQVLDLSDNQLNGTIPTCLGNFSSELLVLNLGGNNLQGTMPSSYAETLTTLVFDGNGLEGKVPRSLSTCKGLEVLDLGDNQIHDTFPFWLGNLPQLQVLVLRSNKFYGPIGYPQNKNVFPMLHVIDIASNDFVGHLPSEYFLTWTAMMKVDEGKSKVQYLGVSASYSYYIRVKLTMKGENMTLERILNIFTSINLSNNEFEGKIPKLIGELKSLHVLDLSHNNLDGPIPSSLENLLQLESLDLSHNKLSGEIPQQLVRLTFLSFINLSANELQGSIPSGAQFNTFPAGSYEGNPGLCGFPLPMKCEAAKEALPPIQQQKLELDSTGEFDWTVLLMGYGCGLVAGLSMGYILFWGNGFIAESITTKMQQSRLRSSQQRRS